Proteins encoded together in one Allomeiothermus silvanus DSM 9946 window:
- a CDS encoding dodecin family protein — MAVVKVIEIIAESTKSWEDAAQQALEEASKTVRGIRSIWVQDLQAIVEDGNIVAYRANCKLSFVVESEAKKAPARSRK; from the coding sequence ATGGCGGTAGTGAAGGTCATCGAGATCATCGCTGAATCGACAAAGAGCTGGGAGGATGCGGCCCAGCAGGCCCTCGAGGAAGCCTCCAAGACGGTGCGCGGCATCCGCAGCATCTGGGTGCAGGACCTGCAGGCCATCGTGGAGGACGGTAACATCGTGGCTTACCGCGCTAACTGCAAGCTCTCCTTCGTGGTCGAGAGTGAGGCCAAGAAGGCTCCGGCCCGCAGCCGCAAATAA
- a CDS encoding thioredoxin family protein yields MRTGILGLIGFVYCVFSLALGADFSRWYAYAEASRLAQQEGRTLLVYFWSHGCPYCEQMNTFVFSDPAVSRTLERCFVVASVDSQSPEGIPLARQLRALGTPTFVFLAYSGGRWQETGRLLGSRPRAQFLAELQQVSTQGGSGCG; encoded by the coding sequence ATGCGAACGGGCATCCTTGGGCTCATCGGCTTCGTCTACTGCGTGTTTTCCCTAGCGTTGGGTGCGGACTTCAGCCGCTGGTACGCCTATGCCGAGGCCAGCCGGCTGGCCCAGCAAGAGGGGCGCACCCTCCTGGTCTACTTCTGGAGCCACGGCTGCCCCTACTGCGAGCAGATGAACACCTTCGTCTTCTCCGATCCAGCGGTCTCGCGGACGCTGGAGCGCTGTTTCGTAGTAGCTAGCGTAGACAGCCAAAGCCCGGAGGGAATCCCTTTGGCCCGCCAGCTGCGGGCGCTGGGTACCCCCACGTTCGTGTTCTTGGCCTATAGCGGGGGCCGCTGGCAGGAAACCGGGCGGCTTCTCGGCAGCAGACCCCGGGCGCAGTTTCTGGCAGAGTTGCAGCAGGTTTCCACCCAAGGAGGTAGCGGT
- a CDS encoding DUF981 domain-containing protein produces MGSYNPLVFVLGLVTAAGVTGVAYLLALARGGESRVLGREYGPIFVALGLFALGGVAQLYWTNWAGRPVPQYTELFGVGTGLFAFMMLLAGFYLYQGLELRALAWPSLFLGLFLLQGARAALDFGLTRNPALTALMWAAAGLASLGILPFAYSRPEAKRTWAYLGALVLGLMALTAFVTGVMAYYGHIAEAVK; encoded by the coding sequence ATGGGCAGCTACAACCCTCTGGTCTTCGTCCTCGGTCTGGTCACGGCAGCGGGGGTCACGGGGGTAGCCTACCTGCTGGCGCTCGCACGGGGTGGGGAGAGCAGGGTGTTGGGGCGGGAGTACGGCCCCATCTTCGTGGCCCTGGGGCTCTTCGCCCTCGGGGGGGTGGCCCAGCTTTACTGGACGAACTGGGCGGGGCGACCGGTGCCTCAGTACACGGAACTGTTTGGGGTGGGAACCGGGCTGTTCGCTTTCATGATGCTTCTAGCGGGCTTCTACCTTTACCAAGGACTCGAGCTTAGGGCGCTGGCCTGGCCGAGCCTTTTCCTGGGGTTGTTCCTGCTGCAGGGAGCGCGGGCTGCTTTGGACTTTGGCCTCACCCGCAACCCCGCCCTTACCGCCCTCATGTGGGCCGCTGCCGGCCTGGCCAGCCTCGGTATCCTTCCTTTCGCTTACAGCCGCCCTGAAGCCAAAAGGACCTGGGCCTACCTGGGGGCTTTGGTCCTTGGCCTCATGGCCTTGACGGCTTTTGTCACCGGGGTAATGGCCTACTATGGCCACATCGCCGAGGCAGTGAAGTAG
- a CDS encoding GTP-binding protein encodes MSTGLYNYQEGLAHPDWEAEWHKQGSEAEEYGFQSFVYRSDRGFDSQAFERFLHNWPKGVIRAKGWVKFVDQAPVAFSQAGKQIVLEPRIELLHEHELRALPQEEQAHCLAILEAIQQEPTEMVFIGQGLLRQQREIIQQLEACLG; translated from the coding sequence ATGAGTACCGGTCTATACAACTATCAGGAGGGTCTAGCCCACCCCGACTGGGAAGCTGAGTGGCACAAACAAGGCAGCGAGGCCGAGGAGTACGGCTTCCAGAGCTTTGTGTACCGGAGTGACCGGGGCTTCGATTCCCAAGCCTTCGAACGATTTCTGCACAACTGGCCCAAGGGGGTGATCCGGGCCAAAGGCTGGGTCAAATTCGTAGACCAGGCGCCCGTCGCCTTTTCGCAGGCCGGCAAGCAGATTGTGCTCGAGCCACGCATCGAACTCCTGCACGAGCACGAGCTGCGAGCCCTCCCCCAAGAGGAGCAAGCCCACTGCTTGGCTATACTAGAAGCCATCCAGCAAGAGCCCACAGAAATGGTGTTTATCGGGCAGGGACTACTGCGTCAACAGCGCGAGATCATCCAGCAGCTCGAGGCTTGCTTGGGCTAA
- a CDS encoding metallopeptidase family protein has translation MTFSEFHDTANHLWSQIPEVFKRGLHGMHVLENPKRDPNEPELFWLGEYLSPGYPTVLGGFEGLGRHIALYYGSFHAVAYPGFDWEGEIWETLLHELRHHLEFLAGRDDLVAEDLEYLQRYREGKRRRPTTE, from the coding sequence ATGACCTTTAGCGAGTTCCACGACACCGCCAATCATCTGTGGAGCCAGATCCCTGAGGTGTTCAAACGGGGGTTACACGGCATGCACGTCCTCGAGAACCCCAAACGTGACCCCAACGAGCCGGAGCTGTTCTGGCTAGGTGAATACCTGAGCCCCGGCTACCCCACCGTGCTGGGCGGCTTCGAAGGCCTGGGCCGCCATATCGCCCTGTACTACGGCTCCTTCCACGCCGTGGCTTATCCTGGCTTCGACTGGGAGGGGGAAATCTGGGAAACCCTCCTCCACGAGCTGCGCCACCACCTGGAGTTCCTGGCCGGGCGCGACGACCTGGTAGCAGAGGACCTCGAGTACCTGCAGCGGTACCGGGAGGGGAAACGGCGACGTCCTACCACCGAATAG
- a CDS encoding TlpA family protein disulfide reductase: protein MGRRSVGVVLAVLSLAATWAAKPGEKAPDFRLADAGGTPYTLASFKGKPVVITFWASWCTVCKAEFPKLHRLAQEYRVPFVVISREPRDTTQVVLSYMKAYPAFLPLVAAPGGDIPAAVADRFKVLGQPWTFVLDGEGRIVNLYAGRVEVEAIRDDLALAGYRGATP, encoded by the coding sequence ATGGGCAGGAGATCTGTTGGCGTTGTGCTCGCGGTGCTGAGCCTAGCGGCGACATGGGCGGCCAAACCCGGGGAAAAGGCTCCGGATTTCCGCCTGGCGGATGCGGGGGGTACTCCGTATACCTTGGCCAGCTTCAAGGGTAAGCCGGTGGTCATCACGTTTTGGGCCAGTTGGTGCACGGTGTGCAAAGCGGAGTTCCCCAAGCTGCACCGGCTGGCCCAGGAGTACCGGGTACCCTTCGTGGTCATTAGCCGTGAGCCCCGCGACACCACGCAGGTGGTGCTTTCCTACATGAAGGCATACCCCGCCTTCTTGCCCCTGGTGGCCGCGCCGGGGGGGGACATCCCGGCCGCCGTCGCCGACCGCTTCAAGGTGCTGGGCCAGCCTTGGACCTTTGTGCTGGATGGTGAGGGCCGGATCGTCAACCTCTACGCCGGGCGGGTGGAGGTAGAGGCGATCCGAGACGACCTGGCTCTGGCAGGGTACCGGGGGGCTACGCCATGA